A stretch of the Comamonas testosteroni TK102 genome encodes the following:
- a CDS encoding sensor histidine kinase codes for MNKSTRFSLRRRLLVRLFGPLSLTLIFGALGTIWLARHIASVVYDRWLYDAAMTLAQQITHDGERSILDLPKAAKEMFEFDSIDEISEEVRSLKHGVMLHNADFPLPPGGLALNTPYFYDGRIGPRQVRIVAVRLQYPNDEFLIQVAQTRRKHDSIIEEILRYAVPLLALVLMLAGVVVWLAVDSGLKVIDRLTRNLDRYEPEKLAPLDKAEGVPTELEPLLNALDQLIARVANSQDVQQRFIANAAHQLRTPLTTLQVQTERAVREPDEARRAEAFTHILTAVRRARHLTHQLLTLARSEQSMPMTPVDLAELAREELERWADAAIARHIDLGYDGPDAGVWVQGSAVLLRELIGNLVDNAIRYGQSGGRVTLSLQSSPVLLAVDDDGPGIPAQERPLVLERFYRGQDGSGDGCGLGLPIVKEIAARHGAVLRILDHPRGRGTCIEIAFAQ; via the coding sequence ATGAATAAGTCGACCCGCTTCAGCCTGCGCCGACGCCTGCTGGTGCGCCTGTTCGGGCCCTTGTCCCTGACCCTGATCTTTGGCGCACTGGGCACCATCTGGCTGGCCAGGCATATCGCCTCCGTCGTCTACGACCGCTGGCTCTACGACGCCGCCATGACGCTGGCCCAGCAGATCACGCATGACGGCGAGCGCTCCATACTCGACCTGCCAAAGGCGGCCAAGGAGATGTTCGAGTTCGACAGCATCGATGAAATCTCGGAAGAAGTGCGCTCGCTCAAGCATGGCGTCATGCTGCACAACGCCGACTTCCCGCTGCCGCCTGGCGGCCTGGCACTGAACACGCCTTATTTCTACGACGGCAGAATCGGCCCGCGCCAGGTTCGCATCGTGGCGGTGCGCCTGCAATATCCCAACGACGAGTTCCTCATCCAGGTGGCACAGACCCGGCGCAAGCACGATTCCATCATCGAGGAAATCCTGCGTTACGCCGTGCCACTGCTGGCGCTGGTGCTGATGCTGGCAGGTGTCGTGGTGTGGCTTGCCGTGGATTCCGGCCTCAAGGTCATTGATAGGCTCACGCGCAATCTGGATCGCTACGAACCCGAGAAGCTGGCACCACTGGACAAGGCAGAGGGAGTGCCGACGGAGCTCGAGCCCCTGCTGAACGCCCTAGATCAGTTGATTGCAAGAGTGGCGAACTCGCAGGATGTGCAGCAGCGCTTCATCGCCAACGCCGCCCATCAATTGCGCACGCCGCTCACGACCTTGCAGGTACAGACGGAGCGGGCGGTGCGCGAGCCCGACGAAGCCCGGCGGGCCGAAGCGTTCACGCATATCCTCACCGCCGTGAGGCGCGCGCGCCACCTCACCCACCAGTTGCTGACGCTGGCGCGATCGGAGCAATCCATGCCGATGACGCCGGTGGATCTGGCCGAGCTGGCGCGTGAGGAGCTCGAACGCTGGGCCGATGCGGCCATTGCCCGCCATATCGACCTGGGCTACGACGGCCCGGACGCCGGCGTCTGGGTGCAGGGCTCGGCAGTGCTGCTGCGCGAGCTGATCGGCAATCTGGTGGACAACGCCATCCGCTATGGCCAATCAGGCGGCAGGGTGACCCTGAGCCTGCAGTCATCTCCCGTCCTGCTGGCCGTGGACGACGACGGACCGGGCATTCCCGCCCAGGAAAGGCCGCTGGTGCTGGAGCGCTTCTATCGCGGCCAGGACGGTAGCGGCGATGGCTGCGGTCTGGGGCTGCCCATCGTCAAGGAAATCGCTGCAAGGCATGGTGCGGTGCTGAGGATTCTCGACCATCCGCGAGGCAGGGGAACCTGCATCGAAATCGCGTTTGCGCAGTGA
- a CDS encoding efflux transporter outer membrane subunit, with protein sequence MSPIVFRTSSDLAPTGRRLLALPVWAVLLTGCAVGPDFQRPPPPANAAFTRDAFPAATVAAPGSTGQAQQFLAGVDVPDRWWTHFQSPELDALVQEALKANPTVAAAQAALRQAQAMVKAQRGAYLPRVQAGYTPSRQKDAGESPFTLHTAQVSVGFTPDVFGGNRRAVEALRASAEAQRFQLEATYLTLAANVVTTAVEQASVRDQIAATRAIVIANTRALEILRRQLAVGQVAGLDVALVEAALAQSEQQLPELEKQLEQSRNALAALIGRLPAEAPEHQFSIDSLKLPQELPLSLPSQLVEQRPDVRVAAAELQAASAQIGVATANMLPQFSLTAARGGAAGAFGQMFATGNPFWSIVAEMSQTLFAGGTLMYERKAAQAAFDQSAALYKEAVIAAFQDVSNTLYALKSDAEALNAAVRTERATQRALMLVQKQLAAGEVDALALTASQQAYQEAVIARVQAQAARLVDTAALFQALGGGWWNQARADTVASKD encoded by the coding sequence GTGAGCCCCATAGTATTCAGAACGAGCAGCGACCTGGCTCCCACGGGGCGGCGACTCCTCGCCTTGCCTGTCTGGGCGGTGCTGCTGACAGGCTGCGCGGTCGGCCCCGATTTCCAGCGGCCGCCACCGCCCGCCAATGCGGCGTTCACCCGCGATGCATTCCCGGCCGCCACCGTCGCTGCGCCCGGAAGCACCGGGCAGGCGCAGCAGTTTCTGGCAGGAGTCGATGTGCCGGATCGCTGGTGGACGCACTTCCAGTCGCCCGAGCTCGATGCCCTGGTGCAGGAGGCGCTCAAGGCCAACCCGACCGTGGCGGCGGCGCAGGCCGCGCTGCGCCAGGCTCAGGCCATGGTGAAGGCGCAGCGCGGTGCATACCTGCCCAGGGTGCAGGCCGGATACACGCCGAGTCGCCAGAAGGATGCCGGCGAGTCGCCCTTCACCTTGCACACGGCGCAGGTGTCGGTCGGCTTCACGCCCGATGTTTTTGGCGGCAACCGGCGCGCGGTCGAAGCACTGCGTGCCTCGGCCGAAGCGCAGCGCTTTCAGCTCGAAGCCACCTATCTGACGCTGGCTGCGAATGTGGTGACGACGGCTGTCGAGCAGGCGTCGGTGCGCGATCAGATCGCCGCCACGCGGGCCATTGTGATCGCCAATACAAGAGCGCTGGAGATTCTGCGGCGCCAGCTGGCAGTGGGTCAGGTGGCCGGGCTGGATGTCGCCCTGGTGGAAGCCGCCTTGGCGCAGAGCGAGCAGCAACTGCCAGAGCTCGAGAAGCAGCTGGAGCAATCGCGCAACGCCCTGGCTGCGTTGATCGGCCGCTTGCCGGCCGAGGCGCCCGAGCACCAGTTCAGCATCGATTCGCTGAAGCTGCCTCAAGAGCTGCCGCTGAGTCTGCCTTCCCAACTGGTGGAGCAGCGTCCCGATGTGCGCGTGGCGGCGGCCGAGCTGCAGGCAGCCAGTGCGCAGATCGGTGTCGCCACGGCCAATATGCTGCCGCAGTTCTCGCTCACGGCTGCACGCGGCGGAGCGGCCGGCGCGTTCGGCCAGATGTTTGCGACAGGCAATCCGTTCTGGAGCATCGTTGCCGAGATGAGCCAGACGCTGTTTGCGGGCGGCACGCTGATGTATGAGCGCAAGGCTGCACAAGCAGCCTTCGACCAGTCTGCGGCGCTCTACAAGGAGGCGGTGATCGCCGCATTCCAGGATGTGTCCAACACGCTGTATGCCTTGAAGTCGGACGCCGAAGCGCTGAATGCGGCCGTGCGCACCGAGCGTGCCACGCAGCGTGCGCTGATGCTGGTGCAAAAGCAGCTCGCCGCCGGCGAGGTGGACGCGCTGGCCCTGACGGCAAGCCAGCAGGCTTACCAGGAAGCGGTGATCGCGCGTGTACAGGCCCAGGCAGCTCGGCTGGTCGATACCGCTGCGCTCTTCCAGGCGCTGGGCGGCGGCTGGTGGAACCAGGCCAGGGCCGACACGGTGGCATCCAAGGATTAG
- a CDS encoding Crp/Fnr family transcriptional regulator → MFTMPSMSQIASTFGQPESFAPGYWLRQRRKSLDSVLYLESGSVMLGVGQDSAMRHHLGQVEGPAWLDAAFALQDRPSCLDMQAQTAGRIYIIPLARFLGAVAELAPAVQYLLRDMAKAYCSQTDLAVSRLSQDAEARCAQWLLSHASPAGNGIGLRVTLKARKRMIAAQLGIAPETFSRVLRQLREHGLIAGRGNVIELPRPGALEVLALG, encoded by the coding sequence ATGTTCACCATGCCCTCCATGTCGCAAATCGCTTCCACGTTTGGGCAGCCCGAGAGCTTTGCTCCAGGCTACTGGCTCAGGCAACGTCGTAAATCCCTCGATTCGGTGCTGTACCTGGAAAGCGGCAGCGTGATGCTGGGTGTGGGACAGGATTCAGCCATGCGCCATCACCTCGGACAGGTGGAAGGGCCGGCTTGGCTGGACGCGGCTTTTGCACTGCAGGATCGCCCTTCCTGCCTCGATATGCAGGCACAGACCGCAGGGCGCATCTACATCATTCCTCTGGCGCGCTTTCTCGGTGCTGTGGCGGAGCTGGCCCCGGCCGTGCAATACCTGCTCAGGGATATGGCCAAGGCCTATTGCTCGCAGACCGATCTGGCGGTCAGTCGTCTGTCGCAGGATGCAGAAGCCCGCTGTGCCCAGTGGTTGCTGAGCCATGCCAGTCCGGCTGGAAACGGCATTGGCTTGCGTGTCACCCTCAAGGCGCGCAAACGCATGATTGCCGCCCAGCTGGGGATTGCACCGGAAACCTTCTCGCGCGTGCTCAGGCAGTTGCGGGAGCATGGTCTGATTGCCGGGCGGGGCAATGTCATTGAATTGCCCAGGCCGGGCGCTCTGGAAGTGCTGGCGCTGGGGTAA
- a CDS encoding efflux RND transporter permease subunit, whose amino-acid sequence MIHALIKSVLQLRGLVIAMFLVLLGVGVIAFTNLNIEAYPDPVPPAVQVITQNEGQSAEDIERYITIPVETGLTTAQHLSAIRSISLFGLSDVRLQFTYDLTYEEALQKVLNLLAQLPPLQNGVQPEISPWSPIGEVYRYQLVGPPGYSVLDLRTLQDWVVERRFRAVPGVLDVSSWGGKTKVFEVQVDTSKLAAFGLTMPELVEKLNDSNVNVGGQTVNVGQQSAVVRGVGLIQHIDDIRNTLLTQSNGNPVRVSDIGEVKVSQLPRLGIAGRDDNDDIVQGTVLMRRGEKSTPVMARVKAEVERINASDLLPPGVRIERIYDRSELIAITTKTVLFNILFGVLLVFGVQWLFLGDLRSAVVVASAIPFAFFFAIAIMVLRGESANLLSLGAIDFGLIIDATVIIVENIFRHLSGHANNGEHGDSQAPLAPVPAGFTGKLAAIYRASTEVSKPIMFAAIIILAGFLPLFTLSGVEGHIFGPMAQTYAYALAGGLIATFTVAPALSALLLSENAEHRETWFVRKLRCIYLPALRAAMANKFTTVAGAAVLVLASLIGIRGLGLEFLPTLEEGNLWVRATMPSSISLEAGNDTVNRIRRMISALPEVDTVVSQQGRTDDGTDSNGFFNAEFNVPLLARAHWRPGMDKPRLIRELGAQLEEEFPGVEFNFSQYLQDNVAESISGVKGENTVKVFGYDLDQLKATSEQIKEVMSEVPGITDLSVYTLLGQPTLNIQVDRLAAGRHGLSTGDVNTAIEAAIGGTEAGNLFERGSDRFFPIRVRLAAEYRNDIEAIKRLTVGAKDEESGRVHQIPLSEIAKVELVSGPAFIYREGQQRYIPIKFSVRDRDLGGAIHEAQERIAKLKLPPGYRLEWAGQFGNLQDAIDRLTVIVPVTLVLIALLLYATFASFTDTMLGLSVIPMAMVGGVFALFVTGTPFSVSAAIGFIALFGIAVMEGIILLSYFNQLMARGRERSAAVLEACEVRFRPVMMTCLAAAVGLLPAAFSTAIGSQVQRPLALVVVGGISMAPLLVLIVFPVLISLFSRRDRSAAMAG is encoded by the coding sequence ATGATCCACGCACTCATCAAATCGGTCCTGCAGTTGCGGGGTCTGGTCATCGCCATGTTCCTGGTGTTGCTGGGAGTGGGCGTGATTGCCTTCACCAATCTCAACATCGAGGCCTACCCGGACCCTGTGCCGCCTGCCGTGCAGGTCATTACGCAGAACGAAGGCCAGTCGGCCGAGGATATCGAACGCTACATCACCATTCCGGTCGAGACCGGGCTGACCACGGCCCAGCATTTGAGCGCCATCCGCTCGATCTCGCTGTTCGGCCTGTCCGACGTGCGTCTGCAGTTCACCTATGACCTGACCTACGAGGAAGCACTGCAGAAAGTGCTGAACCTGCTGGCCCAGCTGCCGCCGCTGCAAAACGGCGTGCAGCCCGAAATCTCGCCCTGGAGCCCGATTGGCGAGGTGTACCGCTATCAGCTCGTGGGCCCTCCCGGCTACAGCGTGCTCGATCTGCGCACGCTGCAGGACTGGGTGGTCGAGCGGCGTTTTCGCGCCGTGCCCGGCGTGCTGGACGTGTCGAGCTGGGGCGGCAAGACCAAGGTTTTCGAAGTCCAGGTCGACACCAGCAAGCTGGCGGCCTTCGGCCTGACGATGCCGGAGCTGGTGGAAAAACTCAATGACAGCAATGTCAACGTGGGAGGCCAGACCGTCAACGTGGGCCAGCAGTCGGCCGTGGTGCGCGGCGTGGGCCTGATCCAGCATATCGACGACATCCGCAACACGCTGCTCACGCAGTCGAACGGCAATCCGGTGCGGGTGAGCGACATCGGCGAGGTCAAGGTCAGCCAGCTTCCGCGTCTCGGTATTGCAGGGCGTGACGACAACGACGACATCGTGCAAGGCACGGTGCTGATGCGCCGCGGCGAGAAAAGCACGCCGGTCATGGCTCGCGTGAAAGCCGAGGTGGAACGCATCAATGCGTCCGACCTGCTGCCGCCAGGCGTGCGCATCGAGCGCATCTACGACCGCAGCGAGCTGATCGCAATCACCACCAAGACGGTGCTGTTCAACATCCTGTTCGGTGTGCTGCTGGTGTTCGGCGTGCAGTGGTTGTTCCTGGGCGATCTGCGCAGTGCCGTGGTGGTCGCGTCGGCCATTCCGTTCGCCTTCTTCTTTGCCATCGCAATCATGGTGCTCAGAGGCGAGTCGGCCAATCTGCTGTCGCTGGGGGCGATCGACTTCGGGTTGATCATCGATGCCACGGTGATCATCGTGGAGAACATCTTCCGGCATCTATCGGGCCATGCGAACAATGGCGAGCATGGAGACTCGCAGGCACCGCTGGCGCCCGTGCCCGCCGGCTTTACCGGCAAGCTGGCTGCTATCTACCGCGCCTCGACCGAGGTAAGCAAGCCCATCATGTTCGCAGCCATCATCATCCTGGCCGGCTTCCTGCCCTTGTTCACGCTCAGCGGCGTGGAAGGCCATATCTTCGGGCCCATGGCGCAAACCTATGCCTATGCACTGGCCGGCGGCCTGATCGCCACCTTCACGGTGGCTCCGGCGCTGAGCGCATTGCTGCTGTCGGAGAACGCCGAGCACCGCGAAACCTGGTTTGTGCGCAAGCTGCGCTGCATCTACCTTCCGGCGCTGCGCGCTGCCATGGCGAACAAGTTCACCACGGTGGCCGGGGCTGCCGTGCTGGTGCTGGCCTCGCTGATCGGTATCCGTGGGCTGGGTCTGGAATTTCTGCCGACGCTGGAGGAGGGCAATCTGTGGGTGCGCGCCACCATGCCGTCTTCGATTTCGCTGGAGGCCGGCAATGACACGGTGAACCGTATCCGCCGCATGATCTCGGCGCTTCCCGAGGTCGACACCGTGGTCTCGCAACAAGGCCGCACCGATGACGGCACGGACTCCAACGGCTTCTTCAACGCCGAGTTCAATGTGCCCTTGCTGGCCCGGGCGCACTGGCGTCCCGGCATGGACAAGCCGCGCCTGATCCGCGAACTGGGGGCGCAGCTGGAGGAGGAGTTCCCCGGCGTGGAGTTCAATTTCTCCCAGTACCTGCAGGACAACGTGGCCGAGTCGATATCGGGCGTGAAGGGCGAGAACACGGTCAAGGTGTTCGGCTACGACCTGGATCAGCTCAAGGCGACTTCGGAGCAGATCAAGGAGGTGATGAGCGAGGTTCCGGGGATCACTGACCTGAGTGTGTATACGCTGCTCGGCCAGCCCACGCTCAATATCCAGGTGGACCGGCTGGCAGCGGGCCGCCATGGCCTGAGCACCGGGGACGTCAATACCGCAATCGAGGCGGCCATAGGCGGCACTGAAGCGGGCAATCTGTTCGAGCGAGGCAGCGACCGCTTCTTCCCGATCCGGGTGCGACTGGCGGCCGAGTACCGCAACGACATCGAGGCCATCAAGCGCCTGACCGTGGGCGCCAAGGACGAAGAGTCCGGCCGTGTGCATCAGATCCCTCTGAGCGAGATCGCCAAGGTGGAACTGGTCTCGGGTCCGGCTTTCATCTACCGCGAAGGCCAGCAGCGCTACATTCCCATCAAGTTCAGCGTGCGCGACCGCGACCTGGGCGGTGCCATCCACGAGGCGCAGGAGCGCATCGCCAAGCTGAAGCTGCCACCGGGCTATCGGCTGGAATGGGCCGGCCAGTTCGGCAATCTGCAGGACGCCATCGATCGTCTGACCGTGATCGTGCCGGTGACGCTGGTCCTGATTGCGCTGCTGCTGTATGCCACTTTCGCCTCGTTCACGGACACGATGCTGGGCCTGAGCGTGATACCCATGGCCATGGTGGGCGGTGTGTTTGCGCTGTTCGTCACGGGCACGCCCTTCAGTGTCTCGGCGGCGATTGGCTTCATCGCGCTCTTTGGTATCGCGGTGATGGAAGGCATCATCCTGCTGTCGTACTTCAACCAGCTGATGGCGCGCGGGCGGGAGCGCTCGGCTGCGGTGCTCGAGGCCTGCGAGGTGCGCTTCCGTCCCGTGATGATGACCTGCCTGGCGGCCGCCGTGGGGCTGCTTCCGGCAGCCTTCTCGACGGCCATCGGTTCACAGGTACAGCGCCCGCTGGCACTGGTGGTGGTCGGTGGCATCAGCATGGCGCCGCTGCTGGTGCTGATCGTCTTCCCGGTACTTATCTCGCTGTTCTCGCGCCGGGACCGCAGCGCTGCGATGGCCGGGTGA
- the xdhC gene encoding xanthine dehydrogenase accessory protein XdhC: MWSETQQGILNRLAQQPLCRVQVQATRGSVPREEGAWMAVFADEVMGTIGGGHLEWQAIALARQLLVQWDEDCAASREHVQRYALGPSLGQCCGGALELHFEWFEARDAQRLRALMPEPSQCVALFGAGHVGHALVRILRSLPYRVIWVDSRDAVFPVQEQIGVQCEHSDPVQAAVAQLPPQSQVLSMSFSHAEDLEVVAQCLLRQRERGDLPFVGLIGSKTKWASFSSRLRSRGFSDEELAHITCPIGVPGITGKEPEVIAVAVAAQLLQRLPAS; the protein is encoded by the coding sequence ATGTGGAGCGAAACACAGCAAGGAATCTTGAACCGTCTGGCGCAGCAGCCGCTGTGCCGGGTGCAGGTGCAGGCCACCCGTGGCTCCGTGCCCCGTGAGGAGGGGGCCTGGATGGCTGTGTTTGCCGATGAGGTGATGGGGACGATAGGCGGGGGCCATCTGGAATGGCAGGCCATTGCTCTGGCGCGCCAGTTGCTGGTGCAGTGGGACGAGGATTGCGCCGCCTCGCGCGAGCATGTCCAGCGCTATGCGCTTGGCCCCAGCCTGGGCCAATGCTGTGGCGGTGCTCTGGAGCTGCACTTCGAATGGTTTGAGGCCCGCGATGCCCAGCGTCTGCGGGCCTTGATGCCAGAGCCCTCGCAATGCGTGGCCTTGTTCGGTGCGGGCCATGTGGGGCATGCGCTGGTGCGCATTCTGCGCAGCCTGCCGTATCGGGTGATCTGGGTGGACAGCCGCGATGCAGTCTTTCCCGTGCAGGAGCAGATTGGCGTGCAGTGCGAGCATTCCGATCCGGTCCAGGCCGCAGTGGCGCAGCTGCCGCCGCAGTCGCAGGTGCTGAGCATGAGCTTCAGCCATGCTGAGGACCTGGAAGTGGTGGCCCAATGCCTGTTGCGCCAGCGCGAGCGAGGAGACCTGCCTTTTGTGGGGCTGATCGGCAGCAAGACCAAGTGGGCCAGCTTCAGCAGCCGCTTGCGCAGCCGGGGCTTCAGCGACGAGGAGCTGGCTCACATCACCTGCCCGATCGGCGTGCCGGGCATTACCGGCAAGGAGCCCGAGGTGATTGCGGTCGCGGTGGCGGCACAGCTGCTGCAGCGCCTGCCTGCGAGCTGA
- a CDS encoding urate hydroxylase PuuD translates to MESYILDWAGLLLRWLHVITAIAWVGSSFYFVFLDSSLTPPVDDDLKKQGVNGELWAVHGGGFYHPVKFNVSPPKMPDHLHWFYWESYTTWLSGFALLTVSYLWNANIYLVTPGDPNAMSTGAAVASALGFLVVFWLLYDFICRTFGQKKNGDATVGAMVLVLVCIAAYLACHIFPGQAAFLLMGAMIATSMSANVFFWIIPGQRKVVASLKAGEPVDPRHGQRAKQRSVHNTYFTLPVLFAMLSNHYGWLYSHKMNWLVLIGMMFAGAAIRQFFVMRHGYKLGRNNHPWPYAAVGVAALLAVFVWLKPVPAPVAAAPAAPAPAATAAPAAPAATAEPAAPAAEGAATAPAAAAPAAAGGEGFAKVNAIFQQHCVVCHGTAIQQKAVRLDSPDAVKSHAQQIYQQVVQLKKMPFGNPGALSEDERNLIKTWYESGAAVN, encoded by the coding sequence ATGGAAAGCTACATTCTCGACTGGGCCGGCCTGCTGTTGCGGTGGCTCCACGTCATTACCGCGATCGCCTGGGTCGGTTCCTCCTTCTACTTTGTGTTCCTGGACAGCAGCTTGACGCCGCCCGTGGATGATGACCTGAAAAAGCAGGGCGTCAACGGCGAACTCTGGGCTGTGCACGGTGGCGGTTTCTACCACCCCGTGAAGTTCAATGTGTCTCCTCCCAAGATGCCGGATCACCTGCACTGGTTCTACTGGGAAAGCTACACCACGTGGCTGTCCGGTTTTGCCCTGCTGACGGTCTCCTACCTCTGGAACGCCAACATCTATCTGGTCACTCCCGGCGACCCCAATGCCATGAGCACCGGCGCTGCAGTGGCTTCGGCTCTGGGCTTCCTGGTGGTCTTCTGGCTGCTGTATGACTTCATCTGCCGCACCTTCGGTCAGAAGAAGAATGGCGATGCCACGGTCGGCGCCATGGTTCTGGTGCTGGTGTGTATCGCAGCCTATCTGGCCTGCCACATCTTCCCCGGCCAGGCTGCCTTCCTGCTGATGGGCGCGATGATCGCGACCTCCATGAGCGCCAACGTGTTCTTCTGGATCATTCCTGGCCAGCGCAAGGTGGTGGCATCCCTGAAGGCTGGCGAGCCCGTGGACCCGCGTCACGGCCAACGTGCCAAGCAGCGCAGCGTGCACAACACGTATTTCACGCTGCCGGTGCTGTTCGCCATGCTGTCCAACCACTACGGCTGGCTGTATAGCCACAAGATGAACTGGCTGGTGCTGATCGGCATGATGTTTGCCGGCGCTGCCATTCGCCAGTTCTTCGTGATGCGCCACGGTTACAAGCTGGGCCGCAACAACCACCCCTGGCCTTACGCTGCTGTGGGCGTGGCTGCTCTGCTGGCCGTTTTCGTCTGGCTCAAGCCCGTGCCCGCTCCCGTTGCTGCAGCGCCTGCCGCTCCTGCTCCGGCCGCGACTGCTGCTCCCGCAGCGCCCGCTGCCACTGCCGAGCCAGCAGCTCCCGCCGCCGAAGGCGCAGCCACGGCACCTGCAGCCGCAGCACCAGCTGCCGCTGGTGGCGAAGGCTTCGCCAAGGTCAATGCCATCTTCCAGCAGCACTGCGTGGTCTGCCACGGCACGGCCATCCAGCAAAAGGCTGTCCGTCTGGACTCGCCCGACGCTGTGAAGTCGCACGCTCAGCAAATCTACCAACAGGTGGTGCAGCTGAAGAAAATGCCTTTCGGCAACCCTGGCGCACTGTCCGAGGACGAGCGCAATCTGATCAAGACCTGGTACGAGTCCGGCGCCGCCGTGAACTGA
- a CDS encoding efflux RND transporter periplasmic adaptor subunit: protein MDKHHHNPVLRLSPKATVLVILASCVVLGGGVLLWQGGGKRMPAAAAATQASAAKTRQHLFHPSEKQRAAFTVQQVQSRPFHAEVVTEGKIALDENRLTRIYSPFGGRVTELLVNSGDKVQRGQKLLSVEASDSIETQKDFIAALGDHRKAKSQFELSAAVEARLNALHKDEAASKKDWDEARAALLAAQSDLRSAEIALQAVRSRLKLLGKTPAEIQKFENSGVISSDAPVYSPIAGVVLQRNVGPGQFVDGGSGDGEAPLLIGDISKIWLLAFVRESDAAAVRLQQPVDFTVLTLPGQTFNAKVSYVGSALDGDSRRLLVRAVVDNRDGLLKPEMFAQVRILTGETAPSLAVPREAVIHEGDATRVWIMNADGSAELRSFKAGLVNGDWMQVLDGLQPDNQVITAGSLFIDRAAALASARDNK from the coding sequence ATGGACAAGCATCACCACAACCCTGTTTTGCGCTTATCTCCCAAAGCCACCGTTCTGGTCATCCTGGCATCCTGCGTGGTGCTGGGCGGCGGGGTGCTGCTGTGGCAGGGGGGAGGCAAGCGCATGCCTGCCGCGGCGGCCGCGACGCAGGCCTCTGCAGCCAAGACGCGTCAGCATCTGTTCCATCCCAGCGAAAAGCAGCGTGCAGCCTTCACCGTGCAGCAGGTGCAGAGCCGACCGTTCCATGCCGAGGTGGTGACTGAAGGCAAGATCGCCCTGGACGAAAACCGCCTCACCCGCATTTATTCGCCATTTGGTGGACGCGTGACCGAGCTGCTGGTCAATTCCGGGGACAAGGTGCAGCGCGGGCAGAAGCTGCTATCGGTGGAAGCCTCGGACTCCATCGAGACGCAAAAAGACTTTATCGCCGCCCTGGGCGACCACCGCAAGGCCAAGTCCCAGTTCGAGCTGAGCGCTGCGGTGGAAGCCCGGCTCAATGCCCTGCACAAGGACGAAGCCGCCTCGAAAAAGGACTGGGATGAGGCGCGCGCAGCCCTGCTGGCGGCGCAAAGCGACCTGCGTTCGGCCGAGATTGCGCTGCAGGCCGTGCGCAGCCGTCTGAAGCTGCTGGGCAAGACACCGGCCGAGATCCAGAAGTTCGAGAACAGCGGTGTTATCTCATCGGATGCCCCGGTGTACTCCCCCATCGCCGGCGTGGTGCTGCAGCGCAATGTGGGCCCGGGCCAGTTCGTGGACGGCGGCTCGGGCGATGGCGAGGCGCCGCTGCTGATCGGCGACATCTCCAAGATCTGGTTGCTGGCCTTTGTGCGCGAAAGCGATGCTGCAGCCGTTCGCCTGCAGCAGCCCGTGGACTTCACGGTGCTGACGCTGCCCGGGCAGACCTTCAATGCCAAGGTCAGCTATGTGGGCTCCGCGCTGGACGGAGACAGCCGCCGCCTGCTCGTGCGCGCCGTGGTGGACAACCGCGACGGCCTGCTCAAGCCCGAAATGTTCGCGCAGGTGCGCATCCTGACCGGAGAAACCGCGCCCAGCCTGGCCGTGCCGCGCGAGGCCGTGATCCACGAGGGCGATGCCACCCGTGTCTGGATCATGAACGCCGACGGCAGCGCCGAGCTGCGCAGCTTCAAGGCCGGTCTGGTCAATGGAGACTGGATGCAGGTGCTCGATGGGCTTCAGCCCGACAACCAGGTCATCACCGCGGGCAGCCTGTTCATCGACCGCGCAGCCGCCCTGGCTTCTGCAAGAGACAACAAGTAA
- a CDS encoding response regulator transcription factor, translated as MRLLLIEDDLELANGLVHSLAQSNYAVDAVHTGHAATEACKTTAYELLILDLGLPDEDGLSVLRRLRRQGVAAPVIILTARYDLQDRISGLDAGGDDYLPKPFALGELEARIRALLRRGSSSGASLTLGFGDLMLDPAARIATVHDHELMLTAREMAVLELLLRRQGRIISKQQIIESLYTWASDINPSSIEVFVSRLRRKLEDAGAGVGIRMLRGLGYRLEQQPRPQTHE; from the coding sequence ATGCGCCTGCTTTTGATCGAGGACGACCTGGAACTGGCCAATGGCCTGGTGCACAGCCTTGCGCAATCCAATTACGCGGTGGACGCGGTGCACACCGGCCACGCTGCCACAGAGGCCTGCAAAACCACGGCCTATGAATTGCTGATCCTCGACCTTGGACTGCCGGATGAGGACGGCCTCAGCGTGCTGCGCCGTCTGCGCAGACAGGGGGTCGCGGCGCCCGTGATCATCCTCACGGCCAGATACGATCTGCAAGATCGCATCTCCGGCCTGGACGCGGGCGGCGACGACTATCTTCCCAAACCCTTTGCGCTGGGCGAGCTGGAAGCGCGCATTCGCGCGCTGCTGCGGCGCGGATCGTCCAGCGGCGCCAGCCTCACGCTGGGGTTTGGAGACCTGATGCTGGACCCGGCGGCACGCATCGCCACCGTGCACGACCATGAACTGATGCTCACGGCGCGCGAGATGGCGGTGCTGGAGCTGCTGCTCAGGCGCCAGGGCCGCATCATCAGCAAGCAGCAGATCATCGAGTCGCTCTACACCTGGGCCAGCGACATCAATCCCTCCTCCATCGAGGTCTTCGTGAGCCGCCTGCGGCGCAAGCTGGAGGACGCCGGCGCCGGTGTAGGCATTCGCATGCTGCGCGGATTGGGCTACCGCCTGGAACAGCAGCCCCGCCCTCAGACCCATGAATAA